The Acipenser ruthenus chromosome 30, fAciRut3.2 maternal haplotype, whole genome shotgun sequence genome includes the window CTGAATACTCTTACTACATGACAGGATGAAGCTGCCATTCCCATTCCATTTCCGGAATGACTGGAAAGCTTATTCCCGAATAATAATGGGATCGAAACAGCTCTAATACCAGATGATTAATAGGGCCCTTTGTGTAGCAAGGTTATGAATATCAAGCATGCAACAGTGCAGGTCTCTTCAATGTCTTTTAGCCCGGTGATAGCGAGGCAGGCAGAGCTGCAGCCCTTACCCTGGAAGGCTGGGGGGCAGACAATGAGCGTCTGCTGGAACGGCTCTGACTGGGCACAGAGCTGGGGAGGGCCAGCCTGCAGAGGCATGCCTTGCTGGGCGATGCCCGGGATGTTTACTGTGGCCGGCGGGTACAGAGCGGGCTGGTAGTTCAGCAGCGACACGTCAGCATTGGCCAGCGAGAGAGAGGGGGCTCCTGACGATCCCGACACCAGGGACCCCACCTGAAGAAACACATAACAGAGCTGTACTATACAtaatgcaatacaatgcaatgtgCAGCACTGCGGACACTGCGCTTCAAATCACTCTGCCTCAGACCCGAAAGACAGACGACTGCCCTGACAAGGACAAAACCCATTTGTGACCCAGAGCCAGAATTTAAAATGAAGGCCCTGGGGAGGTGAAAGGCTGGTGCGTTATTAACCCATCGTATGCATTAATGAGTCTGTGTGAAGGTGACGCAGAGGCTGGCTGCTCAGGCTGCAGTACCTGGCTGTGCTGCACCGTGTTCAGCAGGTTGCTGAACGTTACTGTGAGGTTGGTTCCTGAGCTGGGCGCGGTGTGTGTGGTGAAAGGGCTCTTCCCGTTGTCGTACACGCTGCCCCGCCACTTGCAGATCTCCATGTTCTGAAAGCACGACTTGACACTGAAACAGAAAGGGAGGAGAAAACCTTTGCATTGAGAGGGAAGAAAACAGGGCCGCTATTGTAGCAGTGCAGGCTCCAAAAAACACGACAAAAGAAAGTTTGAGAGAAACAGTCTGAAGTTTCTTTAATGTTTGTTGTAACGGGTCCCAGTTTGAAAAAGCATTTACCAACAGGCAATTTGCACTCGCAAAATTCATAAGTTTAAAAGCTGTAAGGAAGTGATGTAGGACTTCTAAAGGGGTTTACTTTAAAAAGAGCATTCTAGAATTGCAATATATTCTAAATagatcacatttcatttttgaaaaGCACATCCACGGTATTAATGGTTTCATAAAAGCGAGTAAAGCAATTGGCAATTTAACATCAACAGGGCTATCCTGTTAGGAATATCAATCCTCTTCTCTTACTGGGAGCTGTGGGGGAAGTCGAGCAGGTGGGTCATGGTGACGAAGGGGTGGTTCAGGGTCTTCAGGGGCGTGATCCTTTTATCAGCATCTATCGTCAGCATCTTCTTCAGCAAATCAATGAACTCCCTCCGGTCTGCCTTCTCGGCCAACATATCAGTGCCTTCTAAATCAGTGGACATGTTCACCTGCACGCAAGGAGAAAGGAGGTGAAGAGATTCAACGCATttaaaaaacactgtttaaaagaTGTTATTGGTATCTGTGCAAGTTCCTTTGGGTAACACAAATACTATAGACAGGTTGAATCATATCTCCGCTTCCCGAACTCCTAAACTGACCACTGGGGGGAAATCAGGACCGCCCCTGAAGAACAGCCTGTGTCTTACTGCAATTCAGAATGTGTCATTACCTGCACCATATCATCCAGACAATTGAAAATGTACTTCCGCGCCTCCTTCGACTTGATACCCATCTCCCCTTCGTGCTCAGCTGGAGTCTGAAGACAGGAGAAAGGGGAGTGCATGTTACTGTATAACCCTGCCACTGCTACAAAGAACTGGGATCAGCTGCTGGGTCAGTCCAGCTCAAGCAGGGTTACTGATCCAAGTTACCATCCCTCACACGGAAGAAACGAGGTCATGGCAATACAAGACTCTGAATGATAAGGTCATCAACGGGATCTTAAGAGCACCTCAGTCTGTCCTCTAATCTCTACAGGTGACTCTCACTATCTTGAGCTCACCTTCAGTCTCCAGAGAGGGTAGCTCGAGCCAGTGTCTCTGTTGAAGAAGCGGCTGGTTTTGGTCCCCGCGCTCAGTAGATACTCTGCCGGCAGCCCCTGAGTTTGTGAGATATAGCGAATCTGAAAGGATAGGAAAGATTACACGAGGGGGTGTCAATACTGGGACAATATACTGCTGTTCGACACCAGTTTGGGGGAAAGAATTCAGACCATTTATCCTGTTGGTATATTTCAGTATCAGCCACTTGGCACAAGAAAAACTCAAGACATCAAATCGATTCCTCCCTTGCTCAAAACCCAGTGGTTTGCAAAAGCAGTAATCTAGCAGCTCCATTTCCTACACGAATGGCCCCAGAGCATGGCTCAGTATCTCTTGGCACAGTGGGGGCTGCTGATAAGCTTGTGCTGCCCTTAAACTGACCTCAGATTCTCTGAATATTTTCACAGACACACACGCCCACCCACATTTCTGTGAACTGCCACATTGCTTCAGTAAGGGGAGACAGAGGCACTGAGCTCAACACCACCTCGCCCCAGCCCCTATTATCAAAGGTGTAACAGCATTGCTGACTCACTTACGGCTTCATTCCTTGCAAATACAAAGCTTCCTTCACCAGTGGAATATTTCTGCTAAGCCCCCACACTGATGAACAGAACCAGggaggtacagacagacagacaggtatgtGGTACTGACCTGGTCGTACTCCGAGGCACCAGGGTACAGGGGCCACCCCAAGAACAGCTCTGCGATGACACAGCCCAGCGACCACATGTCAATAGCCTCACAGAAAGGGAGCCCCAGAATAATCTCCGGAGCTCTAGAGGAGACAGAGAAACAAGCAAAACATCTATACATTACTGAATAACTTTGACAATAAAGCTGAACTAATATCTATGATACTACTGCATGAGAAAAAGAAGCTATTGGATAGAGTCCAAATATTTTGAAACAGACTGTGAGAGTTTATGCAAAAGGAAGTTAACCTGGAAtggttccatttatttattttttttttttgctgttacaATTACGCAAGGCCAGAAGTTAGGACAGTTATATAACCAGTGAACCCTGGCCAGGCCTGCACAGACCAGTCGGCTTCCAACTGCCCGACGTGTAACTCTTTATCTGCGTCAGCTGTCGCAATCGCTGTCATTTACAACGAAAAACGATGACACAACAAGACCTTCTAAAAGACCATCCGAGATGCTTAAAGGtattatttcatttctgtttgcCACCTCTTCCAGAGCTCACTGGTGGTTGTTTAGCCATAGCAGCTCGGGTACAGCAGGAGTCTCACCGGTAGTAGCGAGACTGTAGGTAGGTGGAGCAGACAGCCTTGGAGACGTGGCTGGCCGAGCCGAAGTCAATGACCTTGACCCGGTAGGGCTGCCTCTGAGGGTCCACCAGCATGATGTTCTCCGGCTTGAGGTCGGCGTGGATCAGCCCCAGGCTCTTGAGCTTCATCAGAGCCGTGCCCACCTGCTGCAGGATGGGCCGGATGGACCGCAGCGGCAGCGGGCTGAACTTGCTCTGCTTCAGGAAGTCGTACAGGTTCTGCTCCAGCATCTCGAACACCAGGCACGTGTGGTTCTTGTGCTGGAAGCACTCGTAGGAGCGCACGAAGTTGAACTCGTCAGCATTCTCCGTGCTCAGGCGGCTCAGGATGCTCACCTACAAGAGAGATGAGAAGAAAATAGGATTACAGGAGTCTGCTCCAAACTACTTGTTTAGCGGAGCTCCATTTACTTATGCATAGTTAAGATATCACTGTGTTAGAAGTATCTTCAGTGTGGAGGGGCTCACCTCTATCTGGCCCTGGCGTGCATAGGAAGGGTGGTTCTTCAAGATCTTAATGGCCACAATCTCATTGGTTCCTCTCTTCCAGCACTTGGCCACCTGTCCAAACGTCCCCCTGCCCAGGAACTCGAGCACCTCGTAGCTGTTGGTCACAGAGCACAGGATCTCGTGCTGCACCAGCTGGTAGTCCCCCTCGCTGTTGGAGCTGCTGCTCTTGGTGGTAGAGGTGGAATGGGTGATGGTCTGGGTGGTGGTAACCGCTCCCATCCCTGTCCGATTGGGCTGCATGGGGGCCGGCCGCTCCTCCAGGATCTGCACGCTGCCGCTGCTGTCCACCTCCTCGCTCTTGCGCTTCAGCCCATACTTCTGGTAGGGGTCGAGGAGGGACAGGTCTGCGGCTCGCCGGCTCGAAGGACCTGGCAGGCTGCCTGTGCTGTCCGCCGCTCGCACCACGATGTGGGTCCGGGAGCCGCCGGCAGGGGGCAGGAGCAGGCTGGCCGTGCCGTAGGCAGCTGGGTTGAAGCTGGTGGTAGCGGAGGAGTGGCTGGCCTGGCTGCTGCTGGGCTGGTAGTACTTGCTCTCCCCTGCCTGTCCCGTCACATCCCAGGCACAGCTCTCCACTTTCAGCTTCTTCACGCGGCAGAAGGCACTTGATGACACGGATGGAGGGGAGAACACCTGCAACTGGGAGGCCATACCTGCGGAACAAGCAGAACAAGAGCTGAAGCAGTGTAGTAAAAACACTGTGCTTTTCTAAGGATGTCAGGGCACACATATTGAACCGAGATACTGTTTACAATGAATAATGATTACAGATCAATGCATTGGTTACTCATCATTTCAGTAAatttatatactttattattttaactCTGAACTTTTTGTATGCATGTATTGTGCTGTTATAAAGATAGGCAGGTAGCTACTGAAGGTTGTGTTATGGTACATAGCCTAGCTCCATGTATTTCTGCATAGTTAAGATATCATTGTATTAGAAGTATCTTTGTATAAAGGCTTTCTTTACTTCTTTACATTCGGTTTAAACAACATGTTTATTGCTGGCTGCATGCCTCACTGCAAAACACCATCACCATTATTCTTCTTGAGATGACCCAGTACACAACACTGAGGCTTTCCCATTCATGCACGccttgttatatataaaaaaataaaaaaagggttaaTGCAGCCAGGATCGCTCTTCCGCTTGCAAGTAAAAGCAAGCCCAGTAACCTGTTCTACACCTCAGTGAAGACAATGAAAGAACTTTGTAGAAACACATTTCCTTTGGGATGGGTGGGGCAATGATCCAGCCACAGGGGACCCACACACTagcaaaatctctctctctctctctctcaggaggtATTGTGAAGCACAGACAGAAACAGGGGTGGGGaaagactttgaataaactttatcctgcaccttttttgtttgtttgtttggacaAACTAAGCGGAAAGGTTTTCAATCTAAAATGAATGGACACCCATTAGCATACACTCCCCAACCCTTCAAAAATAACTGGGTGTGTATTGTTACTAGGGTGTGGATTCAACCAATGTATATTTTACctgcttaaaacacattttcttcaccTTCTGCACGGGTACATTTACTGTGCAAGAAGTCATTTTCAAGGTACTGCAGGGATGCGAGACAGACC containing:
- the LOC117428089 gene encoding homeodomain-interacting protein kinase 1-like isoform X2, whose product is MASQLQVFSPPSVSSSAFCRVKKLKVESCAWDVTGQAGESKYYQPSSSQASHSSATTSFNPAAYGTASLLLPPAGGSRTHIVVRAADSTGSLPGPSSRRAADLSLLDPYQKYGLKRKSEEVDSSGSVQILEERPAPMQPNRTGMGAVTTTQTITHSTSTTKSSSSNSEGDYQLVQHEILCSVTNSYEVLEFLGRGTFGQVAKCWKRGTNEIVAIKILKNHPSYARQGQIEVSILSRLSTENADEFNFVRSYECFQHKNHTCLVFEMLEQNLYDFLKQSKFSPLPLRSIRPILQQVGTALMKLKSLGLIHADLKPENIMLVDPQRQPYRVKVIDFGSASHVSKAVCSTYLQSRYYRAPEIILGLPFCEAIDMWSLGCVIAELFLGWPLYPGASEYDQIRYISQTQGLPAEYLLSAGTKTSRFFNRDTGSSYPLWRLKTPAEHEGEMGIKSKEARKYIFNCLDDMVQVNMSTDLEGTDMLAEKADRREFIDLLKKMLTIDADKRITPLKTLNHPFVTMTHLLDFPHSSHVKSCFQNMEICKWRGSVYDNGKSPFTTHTAPSSGTNLTVTFSNLLNTVQHSQVGSLVSGSSGAPSLSLANADVSLLNYQPALYPPATVNIPGIAQQGMPLQAGPPQLCAQSEPFQQTLIVCPPAFQGLQASAKHSGYPVRMDNAVPLVPQTQSGQSLQLQPGVLTQGTCTPLMVATLHPHVATIAPQYAVPLALNCAAGRPALLEQTATVLQAWPAGTQQILLPSTWQQLPGVALHGSVQPATAVIPESSLGAVLPDSMGSDWRSSHGGQYSGVMQQPSLLAGHVTLAAQPLNVGVAHMVRQQQGGASGKRAKARQAEERGRTMTLLDPVPSLVQHSPLLATPPYNAMLSQPIIIPDTPSPAVSVITIRSDTEDEDDNKYSLAGSGMKQRPNVISCVTVHDSPDSDSSTSSPFPSERLPSFRDASANPAQSRTIIVPSIKTQIGEGLATSAALVSGYLSSVYSKGKNASSTNMLQTSTAGTSSSYRHQRAAHSGTQPLNLSQVQPQMSQERVGNGSSRRQQAYIAAPLSSQGQYCLQQTPPHSSGLPHFSAAASHLSSQPHLYTYAPSATLAPGPSMAHLLATSQGSSRHAATFAHHPASLVHQVPVSMGHGLLATASMPAAQYQHQFAARPYISTSRATAVYSGYPLSPTKYSYL
- the LOC117428089 gene encoding homeodomain-interacting protein kinase 1-like isoform X4; this encodes MASQLQVFSPPSVSSSAFCRVKKLKVESCAWDVTGQAGESKYYQPSSSQASHSSATTSFNPAAYGTASLLLPPAGGSRTHIVVRAADSTGSLPGPSSRRAADLSLLDPYQKYGLKRKSEEVDSSGSVQILEERPAPMQPNRTGMGAVTTTQTITHSTSTTKSSSSNSEGDYQLVQHEILCSVTNSYEVLEFLGRGTFGQVAKCWKRGTNEIVAIKILKNHPSYARQGQIEVSILSRLSTENADEFNFVRSYECFQHKNHTCLVFEMLEQNLYDFLKQSKFSPLPLRSIRPILQQVGTALMKLKSLGLIHADLKPENIMLVDPQRQPYRVKVIDFGSASHVSKAVCSTYLQSRYYRAPEIILGLPFCEAIDMWSLGCVIAELFLGWPLYPGASEYDQIRYISQTQGLPAEYLLSAGTKTSRFFNRDTGSSYPLWRLKTPAEHEGEMGIKSKEARKYIFNCLDDMVQVNMSTDLEGTDMLAEKADRREFIDLLKKMLTIDADKRITPLKTLNHPFVTMTHLLDFPHSSHVKSCFQNMEICKWRGSVYDNGKSPFTTHTAPSSGTNLTVTFSNLLNTVQHSQVGSLVSGSSGAPSLSLANADVSLLNYQPALYPPATVNIPGIAQQGMPLQAGPPQLCAQSEPFQQTLIVCPPAFQGLQASAKHSGYPVRMDNAVPLVPQTQSGQSLQLQPGVLTQQAWPAGTQQILLPSTWQQLPGVALHGSVQPATAVIPESSLGAVLPDSMGSDWRSSHGGQYSGVMQQPSLLAGHVTLAAQPLNVGVAHMVRQQQGGASGKRAKARQAEERGRTMTLLDPVPSLVQHSPLLATPPYNAMLSQPIIIPDTPSPAVSVITIRSDTEDEDDNKYSLAGSGMKQRPNVISCVTVHDSPDSDSSTSSPFPSERLPSFRDASANPAQSRTIIVPSIKTQIGEGLATSAALVSGYLSSVYSKGKNASSTNMLQTSTAGTSSSYRHQRAAHSGTQPLNLSQVQPQMSQERVGNGSSRRQQAYIAAPLSSQGQYCLQQTPPHSSGLPHFSAAASHLSSQPHLYTYAPSATLAPGPSMAHLLATSQGSSRHAATFAHHPASLVHQVPVSMGHGLLATASMPAAQYQHQFAARPYISTSRATAVYSGYPLSPTKYSYL
- the LOC117428089 gene encoding homeodomain-interacting protein kinase 1-like isoform X3, with amino-acid sequence MASQLQVFSPPSVSSSAFCRVKKLKVESCAWDVTGQAGESKYYQPSSSQASHSSATTSFNPAAYGTASLLLPPAGGSRTHIVVRAADSTGSLPGPSSRRAADLSLLDPYQKYGLKRKSEEVDSSGSVQILEERPAPMQPNRTGMGAVTTTQTITHSTSTTKSSSSNSEGDYQLVQHEILCSVTNSYEVLEFLGRGTFGQVAKCWKRGTNEIVAIKILKNHPSYARQGQIEVSILSRLSTENADEFNFVRSYECFQHKNHTCLVFEMLEQNLYDFLKQSKFSPLPLRSIRPILQQVGTALMKLKSLGLIHADLKPENIMLVDPQRQPYRVKVIDFGSASHVSKAVCSTYLQSRYYRAPEIILGLPFCEAIDMWSLGCVIAELFLGWPLYPGASEYDQIRYISQTQGLPAEYLLSAGTKTSRFFNRDTGSSYPLWRLKTPAEHEGEMGIKSKEARKYIFNCLDDMVQVNMSTDLEGTDMLAEKADRREFIDLLKKMLTIDADKRITPLKTLNHPFVTMTHLLDFPHSSHVKSCFQNMEICKWRGSVYDNGKSPFTTHTAPSSGTNLTVTFSNLLNTVQHSQVGSLVSGSSGAPSLSLANADVSLLNYQPALYPPATVNIPGIAQQGMPLQAGPPQLCAQSEPFQQTLIVCPPAFQGLQASAKHSGYPVRMDNAVPLVPQTQSGQSLQLQPGVLTQQGVRGFAARCYSNRIPEGHCRADMDRLQRGFGAQAWPAGTQQILLPSTWQQLPGVALHGSVQPATAVIPESSLGAVLPDSMGSDWRSSHGGQYSGVMQQPSLLAGHVTLAAQPLNVGVAHMVRQQQGGASGKRAKARQAEERGRTMTLLDPVPSLVQHSPLLATPPYNAMLSQPIIIPDTPSPAVSVITIRSDTEDEDDNKYSLAGSGMKQRPNVISCVTVHDSPDSDSSTSSPFPSERLPSFRDASANPAQSRTIIVPSIKTQIGEGLATSAALVSGYLSSVYSKGKNASSTNMLQTSTAGTSSSYRHQRAAHSGTQPLNLSQVQPQMSQERVGNGSSRRQQAYIAAPLSSQGQYCLQQTPPHSSGLPHFSAAASHLSSQPHLYTYAPSATLAPGPSMAHLLATSQGSSRHAATFAHHPASLVHQVPVSMGHGLLATASMPAAQYQHQFAARPYISTSRATAVYSGYPLSPTKYSYL
- the LOC117428089 gene encoding homeodomain-interacting protein kinase 1-like isoform X1, translating into MASQLQVFSPPSVSSSAFCRVKKLKVESCAWDVTGQAGESKYYQPSSSQASHSSATTSFNPAAYGTASLLLPPAGGSRTHIVVRAADSTGSLPGPSSRRAADLSLLDPYQKYGLKRKSEEVDSSGSVQILEERPAPMQPNRTGMGAVTTTQTITHSTSTTKSSSSNSEGDYQLVQHEILCSVTNSYEVLEFLGRGTFGQVAKCWKRGTNEIVAIKILKNHPSYARQGQIEVSILSRLSTENADEFNFVRSYECFQHKNHTCLVFEMLEQNLYDFLKQSKFSPLPLRSIRPILQQVGTALMKLKSLGLIHADLKPENIMLVDPQRQPYRVKVIDFGSASHVSKAVCSTYLQSRYYRAPEIILGLPFCEAIDMWSLGCVIAELFLGWPLYPGASEYDQIRYISQTQGLPAEYLLSAGTKTSRFFNRDTGSSYPLWRLKTPAEHEGEMGIKSKEARKYIFNCLDDMVQVNMSTDLEGTDMLAEKADRREFIDLLKKMLTIDADKRITPLKTLNHPFVTMTHLLDFPHSSHVKSCFQNMEICKWRGSVYDNGKSPFTTHTAPSSGTNLTVTFSNLLNTVQHSQVGSLVSGSSGAPSLSLANADVSLLNYQPALYPPATVNIPGIAQQGMPLQAGPPQLCAQSEPFQQTLIVCPPAFQGLQASAKHSGYPVRMDNAVPLVPQTQSGQSLQLQPGVLTQGTCTPLMVATLHPHVATIAPQYAVPLALNCAAGRPALLEQTATVLQGVRGFAARCYSNRIPEGHCRADMDRLQRGFGAQAWPAGTQQILLPSTWQQLPGVALHGSVQPATAVIPESSLGAVLPDSMGSDWRSSHGGQYSGVMQQPSLLAGHVTLAAQPLNVGVAHMVRQQQGGASGKRAKARQAEERGRTMTLLDPVPSLVQHSPLLATPPYNAMLSQPIIIPDTPSPAVSVITIRSDTEDEDDNKYSLAGSGMKQRPNVISCVTVHDSPDSDSSTSSPFPSERLPSFRDASANPAQSRTIIVPSIKTQIGEGLATSAALVSGYLSSVYSKGKNASSTNMLQTSTAGTSSSYRHQRAAHSGTQPLNLSQVQPQMSQERVGNGSSRRQQAYIAAPLSSQGQYCLQQTPPHSSGLPHFSAAASHLSSQPHLYTYAPSATLAPGPSMAHLLATSQGSSRHAATFAHHPASLVHQVPVSMGHGLLATASMPAAQYQHQFAARPYISTSRATAVYSGYPLSPTKYSYL